In one Nitrospirota bacterium genomic region, the following are encoded:
- a CDS encoding phenylacetate--CoA ligase: MFWQQESETIERKRLEELQLGRLQAVVRRVYENVPFYRKQFDERGLAPGSIATLADARKIPFTTKEDILAHYPFGLLAVPREEIVRVHTSSGTTGKPKAIFFTKSDIDRGADLIARCLTMTGMRKNDVLQNMMTYGLFTGALVMHYGAEKVGVLIVPAGPGNTDRQITLMQDFKTTAIHITPSYALYLADVLDRKGIDPRRDLSLKRAYMGAEPYSEETRKKIEQFYGIDVYNSYGLSEMNGPGVAFECERKEGMHLWEDNFLLEIIDPETDEPVSDGQKGEIVLTSLCREGMPILRYRTRDLTAVLPGPCPCGRSHRRISRIFGRTDDMFIVKGVNIFPQQIENILMGVKGVAQNYQIVLESLDHMTVQVEIARDLFDGNVTHLVKLQNVITDRLKNEILVKPKVELHEPGTLPVFEGKAKRVIDKRTL; encoded by the coding sequence ATGTTCTGGCAGCAGGAATCAGAAACTATAGAGCGGAAGAGGCTCGAAGAGCTGCAGCTCGGGCGGCTGCAGGCGGTCGTGCGCAGGGTCTACGAGAACGTGCCGTTCTACCGGAAGCAGTTCGATGAGCGCGGGCTTGCCCCCGGGAGCATCGCCACGCTCGCCGATGCCCGGAAGATCCCCTTCACCACCAAGGAGGATATTCTCGCCCATTATCCCTTCGGGCTGCTCGCCGTCCCGAGGGAGGAGATCGTACGCGTCCATACGTCGAGCGGCACCACCGGCAAGCCGAAGGCGATCTTCTTCACGAAGAGCGACATCGACCGCGGCGCCGACCTCATCGCGCGCTGCCTCACGATGACCGGCATGCGGAAGAACGACGTGCTCCAGAACATGATGACCTACGGTCTCTTCACCGGCGCGCTCGTCATGCACTACGGCGCGGAGAAGGTGGGGGTGCTGATCGTGCCCGCAGGCCCGGGGAATACGGACCGCCAGATCACCCTCATGCAGGATTTCAAGACCACCGCAATCCATATAACGCCGAGCTATGCGCTCTACCTCGCGGATGTGCTCGACAGGAAGGGCATCGACCCGCGGCGCGACCTCTCGCTCAAGCGGGCGTACATGGGCGCCGAGCCCTATTCCGAGGAGACGAGAAAGAAGATCGAGCAGTTCTACGGGATCGATGTCTACAATTCCTACGGCCTCTCCGAGATGAACGGACCCGGCGTCGCCTTCGAGTGCGAGCGCAAGGAAGGGATGCATCTCTGGGAGGACAACTTCCTCCTCGAGATCATCGACCCCGAGACGGACGAGCCGGTCAGCGACGGGCAGAAGGGCGAGATCGTCCTCACTTCGCTCTGCAGGGAGGGTATGCCCATCCTCAGGTACCGGACGCGGGACCTCACGGCCGTCCTCCCCGGGCCCTGCCCCTGCGGCCGGAGCCATCGCAGGATATCCCGGATCTTCGGCAGGACGGACGATATGTTCATCGTCAAGGGCGTCAATATCTTCCCCCAGCAGATCGAGAATATCCTCATGGGCGTCAAGGGAGTTGCCCAGAACTACCAGATCGTCCTCGAGTCCCTCGACCATATGACCGTCCAGGTGGAGATCGCGCGGGACCTCTTCGACGGCAACGTAACGCACCTGGTGAAGCTCCAGAACGTGATTACCGATAGATTGAAAAACGAAATCCTCGTGAAGCCGAAGGTCGAGCTCCACGAGCCGGGTACGCTGCCGGTATTCGAAGGCAAGGCGAAGAGGGTCATCGACAAGAGAACGCTGTAA